In one Mastacembelus armatus chromosome 19, fMasArm1.2, whole genome shotgun sequence genomic region, the following are encoded:
- the LOC113135859 gene encoding arf-GAP with dual PH domain-containing protein 1 isoform X1 gives MALEPEGNNRLLQDVLARPGNETCADCGNPEPDWASLTLGVFVCQACSLLHRSIPHITRVKSVQDTWDASEVELMAAMGNTAAKAKYEQKVPAFYYRPTHTDCKLLREQWIRAKYERNEFEFIEKQEPYSAGYREGFLWKRGRDNGQFLSRKFILSEREGALKYFNKQDARDPKAVMKVETLNATFQPAKIGNPCGLQITYLKDNSTRNIFVYHSDAKEMVDWFNAIRAARFHYLQVAFPGASDEELVPKLTRNFMKEGFMEKTGPKHTEGFKKRWFTMDDRRLMYFKDPLDAYARGEVFIGSKENSYTVLAGLPPSTQGYHWNHGITIVTPERKFLFACETEAEQRDWIAAFQRVINRPMRPQEYAEVSITTKKLNISWNQTV, from the exons AGCCGGACTGGGCGTCGCTGACGTTGGGCGTGTTTGTTTGCCAGGCCTGCTCACTCCTTCACCGGAGCATCCCCCACATCACCCGGGTCAAATCTGTCCAGGACACGTGGGATGCCAGTGAGGTGGAG TTAATGGCTGCTATGGGAAACACTGCAGCCAAGGCCAAATATGAACAGAAGGTTCCTGCTTTCTATTACAGaccaacacacactgactgcaa GTTACTGAGAGAGCAGTGGATCAGAGCCAAGTACGAGAGGAATGAGTTTGAGTTTATTGAGAAACAGGAGCCATACTCTGCAG gGTACCGAGAGGGGTTTCTATGGAAACGAGGAAGAGACAATGGTCAGTTTCTCAGCCGAAAGTTCATCCTGtcggagagggagggagcactGAAATACTTTAACAAACAGGAT GCCAGGGATCCCAAGGCAGTGATGAAAGTTGAGACCCTCAATGCCACCTTCCAGCCAGCCAAGATTGGCAACCCCTGTGGCCTGCAGATCACCTACCTGAAAGACAACAGCACAAGGAACATCTTTGTCTACCACAGTGATGCTAAG GAGATGGTCGACTGGTTCAATGCTATCAGGGCAGCCAGGTTCCACTACCTACAGGTGGCTTTCCCCGGAGCAAGTGATGAGGAG CTGGTGCCCAAGCTGACCCGAAACTTCATGAAGGAAGGCTTTATGGAGAAAACAGGTCCAAAG CACACAGAAGGCTTCAAGAAGAGGTGGTTTACGATGGATGACAGAAGACTCATGTATTTTAAAGACCCACTG GACGCCTATGCCCGTGGTGAGGTGTTTATCGGCAGTAAGGAGAACAGCTACACTGTTCTGGCAGGATTGCCCCCATCCACCCAGGGCTACCACTGGAACCATGGCATCACCATCGTCACACCCGAAAGGAAGTTCCTTTTTGCGTGTGAGACCGAGGCAGAGCAACGGGATTGGATAGCGGCTTTCCAGAGGGTAATCAATCGGCCAATGAGGCCGCAGGAATATGCAG AGGTCAGTATTAccacaaaaaaactgaatatcaGTTGGAACCAAActgtctga
- the LOC113135859 gene encoding arf-GAP with dual PH domain-containing protein 1 isoform X2 — protein MALEPEGNNRLLQDVLARPGNETCADCGNPEPDWASLTLGVFVCQACSLLHRSIPHITRVKSVQDTWDASEVELMAAMGNTAAKAKYEQKVPAFYYRPTHTDCKLLREQWIRAKYERNEFEFIEKQEPYSAGYREGFLWKRGRDNGQFLSRKFILSEREGALKYFNKQDARDPKAVMKVETLNATFQPAKIGNPCGLQITYLKDNSTRNIFVYHSDAKEMVDWFNAIRAARFHYLQVAFPGASDEELVPKLTRNFMKEGFMEKTGPKHTEGFKKRWFTMDDRRLMYFKDPLDAYARGEVFIGSKENSYTVLAGLPPSTQGYHWNHGITIVTPERKFLFACETEAEQRDWIAAFQRVINRPMRPQEYAVEAHFKHKP, from the exons AGCCGGACTGGGCGTCGCTGACGTTGGGCGTGTTTGTTTGCCAGGCCTGCTCACTCCTTCACCGGAGCATCCCCCACATCACCCGGGTCAAATCTGTCCAGGACACGTGGGATGCCAGTGAGGTGGAG TTAATGGCTGCTATGGGAAACACTGCAGCCAAGGCCAAATATGAACAGAAGGTTCCTGCTTTCTATTACAGaccaacacacactgactgcaa GTTACTGAGAGAGCAGTGGATCAGAGCCAAGTACGAGAGGAATGAGTTTGAGTTTATTGAGAAACAGGAGCCATACTCTGCAG gGTACCGAGAGGGGTTTCTATGGAAACGAGGAAGAGACAATGGTCAGTTTCTCAGCCGAAAGTTCATCCTGtcggagagggagggagcactGAAATACTTTAACAAACAGGAT GCCAGGGATCCCAAGGCAGTGATGAAAGTTGAGACCCTCAATGCCACCTTCCAGCCAGCCAAGATTGGCAACCCCTGTGGCCTGCAGATCACCTACCTGAAAGACAACAGCACAAGGAACATCTTTGTCTACCACAGTGATGCTAAG GAGATGGTCGACTGGTTCAATGCTATCAGGGCAGCCAGGTTCCACTACCTACAGGTGGCTTTCCCCGGAGCAAGTGATGAGGAG CTGGTGCCCAAGCTGACCCGAAACTTCATGAAGGAAGGCTTTATGGAGAAAACAGGTCCAAAG CACACAGAAGGCTTCAAGAAGAGGTGGTTTACGATGGATGACAGAAGACTCATGTATTTTAAAGACCCACTG GACGCCTATGCCCGTGGTGAGGTGTTTATCGGCAGTAAGGAGAACAGCTACACTGTTCTGGCAGGATTGCCCCCATCCACCCAGGGCTACCACTGGAACCATGGCATCACCATCGTCACACCCGAAAGGAAGTTCCTTTTTGCGTGTGAGACCGAGGCAGAGCAACGGGATTGGATAGCGGCTTTCCAGAGGGTAATCAATCGGCCAATGAGGCCGCAGGAATATGCAG TGGAGGCCCATTTTAAACACAAGCCTTGA